The Neoarius graeffei isolate fNeoGra1 chromosome 12, fNeoGra1.pri, whole genome shotgun sequence genome window below encodes:
- the LOC132894813 gene encoding sperm-associated antigen 16 protein: MAESVNGANNLEKGSIPGDSEGRFESEELSVEEKSGAEEEDLDSAAEVLRNYTGNDSKVVLSERTPSSSQKLLCSPIPEVVDDFLRNFLMKMGMNRTLDCFQTEWFEMLQKGTLKTEHVGFMPDIYMQNQLLEKDLKNVQRERDSYKQAAFQAGEITVKLQKERDFHRLQHKRVIHEKNKLIEDIQRLKKHYESYGPALKQLNEKYQTALRQKMLVSIDRNRVSSQVHSQDSTPCTAKARSLPGTRKFLKENELQNGRSPERGTKLSVNEVMSYDPARDPTKSATTKHPKDSEFPASTRVNPFLPQIKALSAQSTKISDFSMTKSIKAHTLAISCLALHPRKLLVASASDDHLWKLWGMPKGEMIMTGEGHTDWLSSCSFHPSGHFLATTSGDATVKIWDFAKSICVLTLEGHGHATWGCSFHSCGDFVASCSMDNTSKVWDLNSERCRYTLRGHVDSVNSISFVPFSNILLTCSADKTISLWDARTGLCAQTFYGHRHSCNHASFNTLGDMIASCDSYGIVKLWDVRTVSAISTVDTGPYPSNQVAFSPNGKVLAAASNDYEVKLMDVASSHVYSLLGHYDGVQSVIFDHKGEYLLSAAYDGEIFIWS, translated from the coding sequence ATGGCAGAATCAGTCAATGGGGCAAATAATCTAGAAAAAGGGTCCATTCCAGGAGACTCCGAGGGCAGGTTTGAGTCTGAAGAGCTGAGTGTCGAAGAGAAGAGTGGGGCTGAAGAAGAGGACTTGGACTCTGCGGCTGAAGTTCTGCGTAACTACACTGGTAATGACTCCAAGGTTGTTCTATCAGAGCGGACACCTTCCTCATCCCAGAAACTGCTCTGCAGCCCCATCCCTGAAGTCGTGGATGATTTTCTTCGCAACTTTCTCATGAAAATGGGAATGAACAGAACATTAGATTGCTTCCAGACAGAATGGTTCGAGATGCTACAGAAAGGCACGCTCAAAACAGAGCATGTGGGATTCATGCCTGATATATACATGCAGAACCAGCTGCTGGAAAAGGATCTGAAAAATGTCCAAAGAGAGCGAGACAGCTACAAACAAGCTGCCTTCCAAGCAGGAGAGATCACTGTGAAGCTTCAGAAGGAACGGGACTTCCACCGGCTGCAGCACAAGCGTGTTATTCATGAGAAAAACAAATTGATCGAGGACATCCAACGACTAAAAAAGCACTATGAGTCTTATGGTCCTGCTTTGAAACAACTGAATGAGAAGTACCAGACCGCCCTGAGGCAGAAGATGTTGGTCAGTATTGATAGGAATAGAGTCTCCAGTCAGGTCCATAGCCAAGATAGCACTCCATGTACTGCTAAGGCACGCTCCTTGCCAGGAACCCGCAAGTTTCTGAAAGAAAATGAGCTTCAGAATGGGCGTAGTCCAGAGCGAGGTACTAAACTATCAGTTAATGAGGTGATGAGTTACGACCCTGCCAGAGACCCAACGAAGAGCGCTACTACCAAACATCCAAAAGATTCTGAGTTCCCAGCCAGTACACGCGTAAATCCCTTCCTGCCCCAAATAAAAGCCCTATCTGCTCAAAGCACCAAAATTTCCGACTTCTCGATGACCAAGTCCATCAAAGCCCACACTTTGGCCATCAGCTGTCTTGCTCTCCATCCACGCAAACTGCTTGTCGCTTCTGCAAGTGATGATCACCTTTGGAAGCTTTGGGGGATGCCAAAAGGTGAGATGATCATGACTGGAGAGGGTCATACTGATTGGCTGTCTTCCTGTAGCTTCCACCCCAGTGGACACTTTCTGGCCACCACCAGCGGAGATGCTACAGTCAAGATCTGGGACTTTGCTAAATCCATCTGTGTGCTGACCCTGGAAGGCCATGGTCATGCAACCTGGGGATGCTCCTTCCACTCCTGTGGGGACTTTGTAGCCTCCTGCTCTATGGACAACACATCCAAAGTGTGGGACCTAAACAGTGAGCGCTGTCGCTACACGCTGCGCGGCCATGTTGACTCAGTGAATAGTATTAGCTTTGTGCCATTTTCGAACATCCTGCTCACCTGCTCTGCTGATAAAACCATTTCACTGTGGGACGCCCGCACTGGACTCTGTGCTCAAACTTTCTACGGGCACAGACACTCGTGCAACCATGCGAGCTTTAACACCCTGGGAGACATGATCGCTTCCTGTGATTCCTATGGCATCGTGAAATTATGGGATGTAAGGACCGTATCAGCCATATCGACGGTGGATACCGGACCATACCCAAGCAACCAAGTGGCCTTCAGTCCAAATGGCAAGGTGCTAGCAGCTGCAAGTAACGATTATGAGGTGAAGCTGATGGACGTCGCATCTTCACATGTGTACAGTCTTTTAGGACATTATGACGGTGTTCAGAGTGTCATTTTTGACCATAAAGGAGAATACCTCTTATCTGCTGCATATGACGGTGAAATTTTCATCTGGTCATAA